The proteins below come from a single Micropterus dolomieu isolate WLL.071019.BEF.003 ecotype Adirondacks linkage group LG05, ASM2129224v1, whole genome shotgun sequence genomic window:
- the ttc22 gene encoding tetratricopeptide repeat protein 22 codes for MESDSTDDIQSLMEDMDYIPGHFHLDLNLNCDPVGPVKLRLRDTYLKQESLRGELEAEAGYLQYAVRNLLGLLAFHLEELDRAEEIFRSICKEDPGNLNAWANLGYVYDKLKRELDAGECVEKVSQFMGLNAGEASQEETRLLAARCLAEQAYVHPHDVELDSEDDLRERLTAALTLYNRALDYGGQLIPMEEKRSWYFKMAVIYIRLDDIVKSKEESEYSRLSHYNKGLTLLKKTLESEKTQHKALAWCYVGIMLERKEEFITVPMSIHDCGFSASDPLSCYGTAINLASDDALTLNLLAKVFFLLGKHEMATGICNMALNVLPDPEINWQAYCTRAKINMMLYVRDLERAKHGQGGIPDRQKLTETRKDLDKVLTVRPCLRTHLEMAQVYYYMGVDALQESLLVDEGAVNSALVSLSHALQFELGDSLPDLHVLRGRCLLMKGEEQNAADCFKHAVELERPGSTDTTALRCLLQALLALFMQGGPDPSLAITQLELWVQKAEEKFPEDIVKAELRCLYRTHTEEVTELSKALIRTGRLDLVRRLLETLVPKQLVKKRPIARSFSFT; via the exons ATGGAGTCAGACAGCACAGATGACATTCAGTCTCTCATGGAGGACATGGACTACATTCCTGGCCACTTTCACCTGGACCTCAACCTCAACTGTGATCCTGTTGGGCCTGTGAAGCTAAGACTCAGGGACACTTATCTAAAACAGGAGAGCCTGCGAGGCGAGCTAGAGGCTGAAGCTGGATATCTACAGTACGCTGTCCGAAATCTGCTGGGTCTGCTGGCTTTCCACCTCGAAGAGTTGGACAGGGCCGAGGAAATATTCAG AAGCATTTGTAAGGAAGACCCTGGTAACCTCAATGCCTGGGCCAACCTGGGCTACGTGTATGACAAGCTGAAGAGAGAGCTGGATGCAGGGGAGTGTGTGGAGAAAGTGTCCCAGTTTATGGGCTTAAATGCTGGAGAAGCTTCTCAGGAAGAGACCAGGCTCCTGGCGGCTCGCTGTCTGGCTGAGCAGGCCTATGTGCATCCCCATGATGTGGAGCTGGATAGTGAGGATGACCTGAGGGAGAGACTGACAGCAGCATTGACACTTTACAACAGAGCCCTGGACTATGGGGGTCAGCTG ataCCAATGGAGGAAAAACGAAGCTGGTATTTCAAAATGGCAGTCATCTATATAAG ACTGGATGACATAGTAAAGAGCAAAGAGGAATCCGAATACTCCAGACTCTCTCACTACAATAAGGGACTGACGCTTCTCAAAAAAACGCTAGAATCtgagaaaacacaacacaaag CTCTAGCCTGGTGTTATGTTGGCATCATGttggagaggaaggaagagttCATCACTGTGCCCATGTCTATACATGACTGTGGCTTCTCAGCCTCTGATCCTCTATCCTGCTATGGAACT GCCATAAATCTGGCCAGTGATGATGCACTCACCCTGAACCTTCTGGCAAAGGTCTTCTTTCTGCTGGGCAAACATGAGATGGCCACAGGGATCTGTAACATGGCCCTAAATGTGCTCCCAGACCCAGAGATCAACTGGCAGGCCTACTGCACTCGTGCCAAG aTCAATATGATGCTCTACGTCAGGGACCTGGAGAGGGCAAAACACGGTCAAGGTGgaatcccagacagacagaagctaaCTGAGACCAGAAAAGACTTGGACAAAGTCTTAACAGTACGTCCATGTCTGAGAACTCACCTAGAGATGGCACAG GTGTATTACTACATGGGTGTAGATGCCCTTCAGGAGAGTCTGTTGGTGGATGAGGGGGCAGTGAACAGTGCGTTGGTGAGTCTGTCCCATGCCTTACAGTTTGAGCTGGGTGACAGCTTGCCAGACCTCCACGTGCTCAGAGGTCGCTGCCTCCTGATGAAAGGTGAGGAGCAGAATGCTGCAGACTGCTTCAAACATGCTGTGGAGTTAGAGAGACCAGGGAGCACAGACACAACAGCCCTGCGCTGCCTCCTACAGGCCCTCCTGGCTCTGTTCATGCAGGGAGGCCCTGACCCCAGCCTTGCCATCACCCAACTGGAGCTGTGGGTGCAAAAGGCAGAGGAGAAGTTCCCTGAGGACATTGTGAAGGCTGAGCTGAGATGCCTTTACAGGACTCACACAGAAGAGGTCACAGAGTTATCCAAGGCTTTGATCAGGACAGGCAGACTGGACCTAGTGAGGAGGCTACTGGAAACATTGGTGCCTAAACAACTGGTTAAAAAGAGACCAATCGCAAGGTCTTTCTCCTTTACATGA